Proteins encoded within one genomic window of Megalopta genalis isolate 19385.01 chromosome 10, iyMegGena1_principal, whole genome shotgun sequence:
- the LOC117219939 gene encoding uncharacterized protein LOC117219939 isoform X3, with protein MNTPTRRDFLRRPDATRRRSSRQALAVIPVNNSVSPVNAMDNFLNSRHGSDSWSPAPSPDELVIQKRGRRRKTIVWSPDLDTCKRNSLFNLSSRDRTPVKSPTKGTSMVLRSTPRKRLVLGNPNELEFTTPEKKKKSQLLSATNNSQTQFAGNLASGLRGLSRDQLVSMIMDVVVAQDESGLPEGEKLHNILLKKMPVADVQPLIDTLNNLKQNIHLSLVSSKFEDSSNNYMHIHLDVFQKAIIDQGKRLVESQHWTSVIQYVHAAWNVTKQISKCENQNVCDLTHKCFKYLTHFYHQALKRGNFAETALDMFTDRLDAMVADCEDIKSCLQLISEAKNNET; from the exons ATGAACACACCAACGAGGAGAGATTTTCTTCGAAGGCCAGATGCAACTCGTCGAAGATCTTCTAGACAAGCTCTGGCAGTGATCCCTGTCAACAATTCGGTGTCGCCTG TCAATGCAATGGATAACTTTTTAAACAGCCGGCATGGCTCTGATTCCTGGAGCCCTGCACCTAGCCCGGATGAATTAGTGATACAGAAGCGTGGGCGTCGTCGTAAGACCATAGTTTGGTCACCTGATCTTGATACATGCAAACGAAATAGTCTCTTCAA TTTAAGTTCCAGGGACCGTACTCCTGTGAAAAGTCCGACAAAAGGAACTAGCATGGTACTGAGAAGCACACCCAGAAAAAGGCTTGTCCTGGGCAACCCAAACGAGTTGGAATTTACAACACcagagaagaagaaaaaatcACAGCTCCTGTCAGCTACTAATAATTCACAGACACAATTTGCTGGAAACTTGGCTAGCGGTTTAAGAGGACTGAGTCGCGATCAGTTAGTAAGCATGATAATGGATGTGGTTGTTGCACAAGATGAAAGTGGTCTGCCAGAAGGAGAGAAGCTACATAATATTCTCCTAAAGAAAATGCCAGTAGCGGATGTACAGCCACTAATTGATACCctaaataatttgaagcaaaatattcATCTCAGTTTGGTGTCATCCAAATTCGAGGattcttcaaataattatatGCATATTCATTTAGATGTGTTTCAG AAAGCTATTATAGATCAGGGAAAAAGACTGGTCGAGTCTCAGCACTGGACATCTGTGATACAATACGTACATGCAGCATGGAATGTTACAAAGCAAATATCGAAATGTGAAAATCAAAACGTTTGCGATTTGACTCataaatgttttaaatatttgaCGCACTTTTACCATCAAGCCTTGAAGAGAGGAAATTTCGCTGAAACCGCATTGGATATGTTTACCGACAG ACTTGATGCGATGGTCGCCGATTGCGAGGATATAAAGAGTTGTCTGCAGTTAATAAGCGAGGCGAAAAACAATGAAACTTAA
- the LOC117219939 gene encoding uncharacterized protein LOC117219939 isoform X2 codes for MNTPTRRDFLRRPDATRRRSSRQALAVIPVNNSVSPGETVSTEVNAMDNFLNSRHGSDSWSPAPSPDELVIQKRGRRRKTIVWSPDLDTCKRNSLFNSRDRTPVKSPTKGTSMVLRSTPRKRLVLGNPNELEFTTPEKKKKSQLLSATNNSQTQFAGNLASGLRGLSRDQLVSMIMDVVVAQDESGLPEGEKLHNILLKKMPVADVQPLIDTLNNLKQNIHLSLVSSKFEDSSNNYMHIHLDVFQKAIIDQGKRLVESQHWTSVIQYVHAAWNVTKQISKCENQNVCDLTHKCFKYLTHFYHQALKRGNFAETALDMFTDRLDAMVADCEDIKSCLQLISEAKNNET; via the exons ATGAACACACCAACGAGGAGAGATTTTCTTCGAAGGCCAGATGCAACTCGTCGAAGATCTTCTAGACAAGCTCTGGCAGTGATCCCTGTCAACAATTCGGTGTCGCCTG GAGAGACCGTTTCTACTGAAGTCAATGCAATGGATAACTTTTTAAACAGCCGGCATGGCTCTGATTCCTGGAGCCCTGCACCTAGCCCGGATGAATTAGTGATACAGAAGCGTGGGCGTCGTCGTAAGACCATAGTTTGGTCACCTGATCTTGATACATGCAAACGAAATAGTCTCTTCAA TTCCAGGGACCGTACTCCTGTGAAAAGTCCGACAAAAGGAACTAGCATGGTACTGAGAAGCACACCCAGAAAAAGGCTTGTCCTGGGCAACCCAAACGAGTTGGAATTTACAACACcagagaagaagaaaaaatcACAGCTCCTGTCAGCTACTAATAATTCACAGACACAATTTGCTGGAAACTTGGCTAGCGGTTTAAGAGGACTGAGTCGCGATCAGTTAGTAAGCATGATAATGGATGTGGTTGTTGCACAAGATGAAAGTGGTCTGCCAGAAGGAGAGAAGCTACATAATATTCTCCTAAAGAAAATGCCAGTAGCGGATGTACAGCCACTAATTGATACCctaaataatttgaagcaaaatattcATCTCAGTTTGGTGTCATCCAAATTCGAGGattcttcaaataattatatGCATATTCATTTAGATGTGTTTCAG AAAGCTATTATAGATCAGGGAAAAAGACTGGTCGAGTCTCAGCACTGGACATCTGTGATACAATACGTACATGCAGCATGGAATGTTACAAAGCAAATATCGAAATGTGAAAATCAAAACGTTTGCGATTTGACTCataaatgttttaaatatttgaCGCACTTTTACCATCAAGCCTTGAAGAGAGGAAATTTCGCTGAAACCGCATTGGATATGTTTACCGACAG ACTTGATGCGATGGTCGCCGATTGCGAGGATATAAAGAGTTGTCTGCAGTTAATAAGCGAGGCGAAAAACAATGAAACTTAA
- the ATPsyndelta gene encoding ATP synthase, delta subunit, with protein sequence MAIFARNLRPYLRYVRGQSRTYADAPASSNEMKFTFAGANQVFYDQAAIKQVDVPSFSGSFGILPKHVPTLAVLKPGVVTVFEEGGATKKIFVSSGTVTINEDNSVQILAEEAHPVENLDNSAAKDILSKAQQQLSSASTDKDRAEAQIAVEVGEALVAASQ encoded by the exons ATGGCCATATTCGCTCGTAATTTGCGTCCGTATTTGAGGTATGTTCGCGGTCAAAGTAGAACTTATGCTGATGCTCCTGCTAGCAGCAATGAAATGAAGTTTACATTTGCTGGAGCTAATCAG GTATTTTACGACCAAGCTGCAATCAAACAGGTCGATGTACCATCTTTTTCCGGTTCATTTGGTATCTTACCAAAACACGTTCCCACATTAGCTGTGCTAAAGCCTGGAGTAGTCACAGTATTTGAAGAGGGTGGTGCAAccaaaaaaatatttgtttcttcgGGAACAGTTACTATAAATGAAGATAACAGTGTACAG ATTTTAGCAGAAGAAGCTCACCCAGTAGAAAATCTTGATAACTCAGCGGCCAAAGATATCCTTAGTAAAGCTCAGCAACAACTCTCATCCGCGTCAACTGATAAAGATAGAGCTGAAGCACAAATAGCAGTTGAAGTTGGAGAAGCTTTGGTAGCCGCTTCCCAATGA
- the LOC117219939 gene encoding uncharacterized protein LOC117219939 isoform X1, whose protein sequence is MNTPTRRDFLRRPDATRRRSSRQALAVIPVNNSVSPGETVSTEVNAMDNFLNSRHGSDSWSPAPSPDELVIQKRGRRRKTIVWSPDLDTCKRNSLFNLSSRDRTPVKSPTKGTSMVLRSTPRKRLVLGNPNELEFTTPEKKKKSQLLSATNNSQTQFAGNLASGLRGLSRDQLVSMIMDVVVAQDESGLPEGEKLHNILLKKMPVADVQPLIDTLNNLKQNIHLSLVSSKFEDSSNNYMHIHLDVFQKAIIDQGKRLVESQHWTSVIQYVHAAWNVTKQISKCENQNVCDLTHKCFKYLTHFYHQALKRGNFAETALDMFTDRLDAMVADCEDIKSCLQLISEAKNNET, encoded by the exons ATGAACACACCAACGAGGAGAGATTTTCTTCGAAGGCCAGATGCAACTCGTCGAAGATCTTCTAGACAAGCTCTGGCAGTGATCCCTGTCAACAATTCGGTGTCGCCTG GAGAGACCGTTTCTACTGAAGTCAATGCAATGGATAACTTTTTAAACAGCCGGCATGGCTCTGATTCCTGGAGCCCTGCACCTAGCCCGGATGAATTAGTGATACAGAAGCGTGGGCGTCGTCGTAAGACCATAGTTTGGTCACCTGATCTTGATACATGCAAACGAAATAGTCTCTTCAA TTTAAGTTCCAGGGACCGTACTCCTGTGAAAAGTCCGACAAAAGGAACTAGCATGGTACTGAGAAGCACACCCAGAAAAAGGCTTGTCCTGGGCAACCCAAACGAGTTGGAATTTACAACACcagagaagaagaaaaaatcACAGCTCCTGTCAGCTACTAATAATTCACAGACACAATTTGCTGGAAACTTGGCTAGCGGTTTAAGAGGACTGAGTCGCGATCAGTTAGTAAGCATGATAATGGATGTGGTTGTTGCACAAGATGAAAGTGGTCTGCCAGAAGGAGAGAAGCTACATAATATTCTCCTAAAGAAAATGCCAGTAGCGGATGTACAGCCACTAATTGATACCctaaataatttgaagcaaaatattcATCTCAGTTTGGTGTCATCCAAATTCGAGGattcttcaaataattatatGCATATTCATTTAGATGTGTTTCAG AAAGCTATTATAGATCAGGGAAAAAGACTGGTCGAGTCTCAGCACTGGACATCTGTGATACAATACGTACATGCAGCATGGAATGTTACAAAGCAAATATCGAAATGTGAAAATCAAAACGTTTGCGATTTGACTCataaatgttttaaatatttgaCGCACTTTTACCATCAAGCCTTGAAGAGAGGAAATTTCGCTGAAACCGCATTGGATATGTTTACCGACAG ACTTGATGCGATGGTCGCCGATTGCGAGGATATAAAGAGTTGTCTGCAGTTAATAAGCGAGGCGAAAAACAATGAAACTTAA